The genomic region agaAACACAATATGCCACAGTTTGTGTAGCTTAAGAAGGCAGGATGCAGTTGGTTTGTTTGACTTCCTGGCATGGAagataatattgtttttttcttagtAGTCCTTCAAACTAAATGAGAAAATAGATAATGACCCACATGAGTGTTTACTTATCTGACACACCTTTTAGCTGGATAACACTGTTTATTAATGACCGTGACAAAATGATTCATATTATTCACAATTTTCTGATTGTACACCTTATGGATGTTTGGTTAACACGAATAAAGCACCTTGGTTGTGGTAGGGGGAGGATCACAATCATGGTTAATAGAAACCAACACTGACTGTTGGTAGGAGCTACAAGTCTTCGAAACTCAACGACAAAATTGAAAACATCCCATACAGCATTTTCTGACACCACCCCTATTTGTCAAGAAGGCATCATTTTTGACCAGTACTGTTTTCTCATCTTCCATATCTTTTAGATTTGAAATTTAGGCAACTAAAGCTAtctggttaaggttagggaaaggtCGTGGatatggttaaaagaaaccaacgcTGACAGGTGGTGggaacatccatccatccatccatccatccatccattgtcaaccgctggagggggggctggagccaatcccagcttacattgggcgagaggcagggtacaccctggacaggtcgccagtccatggcagggccacacatagacagacaaccactcacactcacattcacacctaaagacaatttcagagacaccaattaacctagcctgcatgtctttggagagTGGGAGGAAGTggtattttcatttaatctctctctccacaatatcaacatttgaaaaatactcagttctaaacattcggataaagacaaGCAAAACAAGACTAAACGCTAGAGGATtaaaggttataatggttatataaaaaAACCTAAAAAAGCCTAACTACATGTTCTCAGTGTAAACTTGATGGTTACAGGTTTTAACtcaagagacaatttagatgtaagcgtGGCAGCAAAGAATTCGTTTATACCATTACATGGTGATAAATATTTGTCTCTCATAGTTGGTGTAAGCCAagttttaaacacttgtgtGTTATACCTTTTCTGTCCCCTGGTGGAGCTCGGATCGTACGAGAAAACAGTAGACATTCAACTTTGAGATTTACCACTTTGCTAGGAAGCTGGTTATACACACGAGCGTGTGGATGAATGTTTTAGTAGGAAATGGTATATGAAACgtttaactaaagcattagaataacaacagggtcattacttccagctgaggcacaaggaggggttgggtttaccagctgatccacagtcttaaacagaaacctgggattgtgtttatgtgtagtaatgagttcagaaaaatagtgttttctcgcatccttaaccatgttattgtagttaattaattaatctataaactgatttttttttctcttctcactATGTGGCCAATTGTTATCGTACAGGAAGCAGTGGtcaacagtgagagagagagagagagagagacagagagggcgggagaggaacagagtgaaagagagagagggatggaaggagagagagaggggagggaggcagcctacacaatatccacacagaggtacagacagtaaaggtgatgttgctatagactaaatgaaaaatggtacagatatttaaagtagtgttaatgataataattgtaatgttaatgattataataacaataataacaataggactagtaacaatagttgttgcagcagagggtgtcgagcaggaacacgggggcagcaggtgacccgcagccacagatccagactccacagctccagaaccagaaaacctgcaggaagtgataggaggagagaggagagggacgagaaagcacaagactaccggaaaggggagaagttgtgtgtgtgagaagtaacatgcaataatgggatgaggttgcatacagagggagagaaagtagaggagagaggagctcagtgcatcataggaaatcccccggcagtctaggcctatagcagcataactaagggatggttcaggactaacttgtgccagccctaactataagctttatcaaagaggacagtcttaagcctactcttaaatgtggtgtctgcctcctgaacccaaactggaacctggttcagAATTACTAGTGTGATTCTGCTTGGGTGATTTTCAGTGAACACTATTTTGCCAAAGTATTGAGCCATACACTGTCTTGGGATGATTGAATTCATCATTGTATTGTGATTTGTGAGTGAGATGGCAGTAACTTGGTTTATTGAACTGGACAGGCATCCTTGCTGCCTGCTCAGCTGGACTAGTCATCCAATTTTTTCACCAATATGTGTGTGGTTTGACATGCCAGCTTGGCTGGAAGTTCAAATAGCCTAAGTAAGGTGGACCTTAGCAtcgtgtgtgcgtgtttgtggaTTCAGTTTGGTGGGGCGAAGGCTCTATAAGGTGCCTGTAGTTTGCTGGGTGTCAATAGCTTTGTTATCAGGGTGTGGGTGTTAGGGAGCAGCAGAGGGTCCCGGGGGATACTAATCCGGCCTTGGATACGAGTACCCCATATGATATCATTTATCAAGTTGTGACGGACTTGGTGAATTTAGCATGAGGATACACATGTCACAacatccggttttcaaaataaggtgttaacacaacATATGAGATTAAATTCACAAGAAGTCGGCTATAAAGCATGttacatatttataaaaaaaacaacactaaaatgttagggaaattactttattctttaattttgctttgctggaaaaacattaaataaataattcctCACAATGACAATTTGAGTGCAGGATAACTAACTACATGCAGATTTAAAATTATGCATTTTACTGTATATACTTCGAGATTGCAGTCTTGCAGTTGTACATTGAAATACCTTCCTTTCTGATAGAAAGTCTTTTTGAGgtatgtaaaaacacatttctctaTAATTTCTGCCAATGACAGAGGAGGACatataaaggaaaaaaattaaacatttgactGCCTAATTCAGCTATAAGAGGATGGAAGGATTGTTCCCATGGCCATAACCAGCTACGAGGTCATGGAGGTCTGGTCCATAATTATATGTAGGCCATAGCCttttaataaacaaattctAATAAAAACCGTTGAGAACACAATCAATTTTATcaattatttaatgttttaggACCATGCGGACGCAGTTACCCCATCTGTGTCCAGACTTGATGGACCccctgtcactgatcagtcacatagtgtgaacgccaTAACGACTTCAAGATTCCCGTCACAAGAAGGcgaagttgtgtagtctgaacagcacagcgatcggccgacgctgaaagtcgtgaaGTGTtagtctgtcttgtctgttctgtgttgaGTTCCAGTTAaattcttgtcttgtgttttacaACTTGTTAATGTTTCAATctgcttgtttcctgttgtgtttagtTTTGCTTTATGATGTTTATATTCTGCATTTAGATTTGCTTCTGTCTGTTCCACCCAGTaatccctctgcctgcctgtctgcctgtttccCCTGTgatcactctgcctgcctgtgtatctgtgtgcttGATTGTTCTGATtgcctgtcacctgtgttgttcCCGCCCTGCCGGTTAGTCCCTCtataaatgtttgcttgttctGTTAAGCCTATGTCTGGTCATCATAGCTTGTCATGCCCTGCCTGTTCCCTGTTTGTTATGTGGATTTTGGATCATACCCTTTCTGGATTTTCTGTTAGATCACCTTGTTTGTTTGGACTGTGATTGTTTTAGATTTctttggactcagccactcaacttgtaagtgtgctcgctttttgtttgCCTTAAAATAAATCTTCAAACTGTACCTACCtacatttgggtccaccaacctttTCAACCACACTAATTGTGATAGGAGAGGATTTTCCATCACTGTTCATTTTAGCTGAATGGTCGAAGTGGCAGTGTCATCGCCCTCTGAACAGCAGGCGTTCAAATCCAGTTCAGGACAAGCCTCCAGCAAGGATCTCTAGACTAATGCAATACAATTGAGCTCACTAAAATCTCCCCTGCTTGCTCCTAAATGCTTTTTTATTAGCAATAAGCAAgtcattaatgaactcaaagtTACAATGATGAGCTCAACTTTCATTTATCATATTGTAATCTCAGTTCAATATCCATTTGTCAAacctaagtctcaaaacctTAATCTCTCCTTATCTCATCTTTGCTCCTAAGAGGGTTTTaagagcaacaattcagattgaaGTGATCTCAAATATATACAATTGAGAGCtctttctcaagagttaaagtgAAGACAATTTCTGAGCAAAGGATTTTCCCTCTGGGAAGAGGCAATCTGATAAACATTCATGTGTAGATGTGAGGAAATCCAGAGATAGTACTGGACTTTCCCACCCTTTAAGTTGAACTTTTCAAATATAATCATCATTTAGTGAGTCATGTCTGAAAGGCCTCTGAATCAAACCTTTTGAAGCCCACCGGTTGTTATTTCAGACCTAAAAGTAGTTCTCCAAATCTGAATGAAATCCACAgcaattattaaaatttttgtCCCCTTGAATATGCTGTAATGTCAGAGGTACAAGCATAATTTTCAACAACCATCACTAGTTTAGATATGGATTTGATGCTCATGTGTCAATGAATATCGCAAACTATGAGGTCTGTGTCGAAGTATctttgggcaagacactgaaccccaaataaAGTCCCAATGTGATGTTCtgaaaagtgctttgagtgtgGGAAAggctagaaaggcactatacaagtacagaccatttaccattgtTTGGTACTCTGTGACACTTTAATAATCTCATTGGTAAACCACAACAaatcataacaaaaaaaagagtaatcagcatcaagtgtgtgtgtgtgtgtgtgtgtgtgtgtgtgtgtgtaaaaataatcTGAGAAAGAAGAATGTTttcacaatgaaaacagaaatatgcaataaaatgtacatatgatGATGGTAATGATGCTTTGGATAAGATACATGCCTTTAGTGTGGGAGATTGGGATTCCcaccaccagtgtgtccctgggGAAGACCCACAAACCCTCCATTGCTCCTGAGGAGTGCGAGCTCTGacacatagcaattgtaaatcgctttggataaaagataAATGAATGTAATATATTCAAATGTGAGGACAAAACAATGTTGAGAAAATATCTGAACACTGACGGGTATGTATCATGAGCCAAAATGTGTTCCAGGTGCCATGATGAATCACGACatctaaatgtttaaaatgtgccACATAACCCTGTGTTGGTTACAGCTTTTGTAGTTTTGATTCATCGCCAGACTTTTGAATGGACAAACCTTTTCCACAATCGAAgtgataaaaacaattaaattttataaaatagcattttgtctctttaaaaaaaaggtagCTATACCATATACAGTAGTATGAATGTTATTTTCACCACCTTGCAGGCTCATCAACCAATgtgtgaaaaaggaaaaaaatggcGGACATGTTTTAAACACATTAggcacagacaaacaaactcTGTGGTTACGAGCTGTTTCAAACAAGTCATGCTTTCAGTCAAGATGTGCGACTATTTTCTCCAATGTCAGCAGAAAAGGAGGGgcattaaattatttacaaaatacCTGACATCATACAGAAGATGATGATGCTTATCAGGTCACACTTGAATTGTGGTCAGAACAAAATACTGTATTCCAGCAGAAATTCAAGGAACAAATGAAATCAAAAAGGTCTAAAGATAATGACATGTACAGGTACAGGACATTGCTGATGAATAACACTTGAACAATGGCTGGCAGTAACAACAAGGCTACCAGGATAAAAACATGCCAGGCTCTGCAGGTGATgtccataaaaacacattactcTGACTTCCACCTCCTACTTGATGAAAGTGGAGGTGACCTCCGAGGACCTGGACATGACTGAGCTCTTCCTGAATGAGCTGTCTGACAAATCTTTGAAGTGACTCCCGGGCACCCATTTGCTCAGCAGGTGCACAGCTCGTTTCATAAACTTTTGCCCCACAAAGGCGTATATGATGGGGTTCAGGCAGCAGTGAGTGTAGGCAAAGGTCTCAGTCACTGTTACTGACACCATTAACTGCCCTTCCTTTTTGCAATCAAGCAACAATTTACCTTTAGATTTCAGAAACCTCAAGAAAAGGCAAATGTTATATGGGGCCCAGAACAAGAAAAAGACAACCACTATGGTCAAGATCAGCTTGACAACGCGGTGCTTCTTTGCAGTCCTCATGTTCACCAGGGTGGGGATGATCCTGGAGTAGCAAACTACCATCACCAACAAGGGAATCACGAGACCCAGCATGTTTGTTGCGAAGAGGTTGTAAGTCTCCCAGCCATCGTTTTCCGGGAGGTAGGCACAACGCACCACGCCGGACTCGTTTGTTATCTTTGTGAAGATGAAAGCCGGTAGGGAAACACTCAAACTGAGCATCCAGACCAACACGGTCAGAGCGATGCCTTTCCTCAAGGTGCGATATCGTGCCACGGTGTGCGCGTGCATGATGACGACATAGCGATCCAGCGTCATGACAACCATGAAGAAGATGCTGCTGAAGAACCCGATGTTGTGCAAACCGGCGATGAAGCTGCACATGAAGCCTCCGAAAGTCCATTCGCTGACCACGGAGTAGTGAGAGTAGAAAGGCAGCGTGAGGACGAAGAAGAGGTCGGAGAGTGCCAGGTTGAAAAGGCAGATGTCTGTCAAGTTGGTTTGGTTTCTGTGCTTCACTAGGACACACACCACTAGGCCGTTACCTGGAGAGAAGGGGGCGAACGTTACATCTTAGAGATTACTGTGCATGTATTTCGGCTTTGTGACGTAGGCTATGGTCTCTAACTCActcacgcacatacacacacacgtacctATGAAGCCGAGGATGAAAACCAAACTATAGAGAGTGGGCAGAAACACCCTGCCAAAATTTCCCACATGGTCGTAGTTGCAAGGACTGAAGTCTCCAATACCCATGTCATCATAATAAGATAAATAATTATAGGAGATGGCGGTGGTATTTGCATCATAAtctgcagacagaaaaagatttttaaatttcaacattCACAGCATCTTACcttattttcattgtaattcataaacaataaaatacattaaaacggTCAGGTTACCTGTAAACAAATGCTGCTAGTGGAGGTGAATAGAATTTAACGTTATATCATCTCAAGCGTTTTCATAGGAGCTACTTTTTCTACTACTATGGCCCCTGTTCATGGAAAgacagtgtttttaaatgtcattcatttttctGTGCTGTTAGCgccaaaaagaaatgtaatgtttatttaatttcatttatacCGTTTAAGGTTAAAAAGACGgtgcacattaaaaaaacatttctgtaaatgtgccagcTTGGCTAATGTTTGACTATATGCAATTTAACCACACTGTATTAGTGTAAAGgcagaaacacaacaataaattaaaacaaaaaattaaatttagcCGCAAATGGCAATGATCGGGATCCTAGCTAGTCgtgaaaaatgaaacatttgaaaTTTTCAGAGGCGAAGAACAGAGGCAGATGATTTAAGAGATTAAACTGGTGACTTGGTCACCTGAGGATTTGAGTCCTGGATCTTTAGATCTCCAGagtaggtgacttactgactgatCTACTGGTGAGAGGGTGTTTCCGACGCTCTTACAAGTAGTATGACATGCGCCACACCTGGATAGTTTTGTCAGTGAAAATGCTGGTGAGATTCTTacaaaaatcacacatcattctgctggttttgatccaacactgagcaaaaaagaaaatgttgtgcatatGCTactaaagttactgtaaaagtTACAGCAAGATAATGattatcactgcagactcaccgtttgacCGATTTGAAAACCCTTTGATACACTTGATATTGGCCATCTATACACAGACATcgtctgtgttgattttggtagcGTTTGAACAAAaacttgtggagatatagaaGATAGAAGTTAATTATGTTCATACCCAGTAATAATGAATTACCAGGTATAAAGTTTAAGTATAAAGTGTAGTGCCCCTTAGTTCTGCTCAGCAGATTTGGACTGTGCATCTGAACAGACGCCtcaagtttggttacaatagcCTAAGacaattttgatttaaaatttatggggggaaaaaacagattgacgtatcaaaattattttgataacttttgatcagcgacgtCCGTAGAggatcctgccaaagtttcaagTTGATTGGCAAAAACGAGTtcgcaaaaataggttttagagaaaagtggtaaaaagacaaataatgaGAACAAACACAATAGGCCTCCAGCAGCTTtgctgcaaaacaaaacataaaataaaatgtaggtTACTTAATCCATCTGCAAACAAAACCCAAACTATCTGCCAGGGGTTGTTACCATCATCATTTGAGTTTTGGCCGTGGAACACCCCTTAAAATCAATTGATAATGGAGGTTATTACGCCACCTGCTGGTCTTCACAGGTAATGTTAGGCTAATTTATTCCCTGGCTGGGAAACTTTTGTCATGCCTACACATTAACGGCTAGACAAAATAATGCGAACACTTTAAGAAAATGGACTTTTAACACCATTGCAAACATTGGTGTCAAAGTGGTTTATATGTGGTTACACTCTTACATGCCTATTCAGACAACTTGCTGTGATACTGTCTATTATATCCATGCCAATTTCAGCACATGCACTGAGAGCTTCTATTTTATTTAGTCTGTTTGGCTGATATCAGTATTTTATGCGTTCTAGATGGGTTTCACACAGATTTCTAAGTGTTTGAAGTGGCAATTACTTCCGAAGTGAATTCGTttgaactgttttattttgtctaccTTAGCAGATACCTGTAAAGATCCAAATAGAAACCCAAAGAAAGGAAGTAGCCTATATTGCATTCCAGCATTTAGATTTAAATTGAAAACGGACGGGCCTATAAGTCTCAAGGATCACAACATATCACGcacaaatatttcttcaacagatcatcattattaaaatgtattcaccTGACATGGTGATATCTCAGTGATGCCTTCTCCTATCGGGTGTAGTTGGCAGGTCAGGGCTCCTTATTTCTTCGTCCGGATATTTATGGATGTGGTGTCCTCAAATGTATAGCGAGGAACTAACGCTTAAACTCAGCAGTCCCCTATTAATACAGTACAGAACGAGATGTGCAGATGATGTTTCCTGTTCGTCTGTAAGTGTGAGGAGATCTTTATCAGGGGCCTGACACTCACATACGCTTAAAATgctataaaaagacaaaataacacaatgacatgCAGAAGACTGTAGGCTACAGAAGACTAATGATTTTATCTTAAAGCCTCAAACTTGCCTATATAGGCTATTTGCTGAAAGAAACTCAGTCTATTTGATCACGTCATTCAAAATACCAACAATGCTGTGCGACGTTCACGCTTTTTCATTTGAATGATCAGGATCATAAGCTTCTAGGCCTATGTAGAGAGAGATCCCTATTTTATGCATAGACTATAGAATAAGCCTATTACTTTAAGGTGTGAATTTGGTGTCTGTGTGATGATATTTTAGTATTGATGCTG from Micropterus dolomieu isolate WLL.071019.BEF.003 ecotype Adirondacks linkage group LG03, ASM2129224v1, whole genome shotgun sequence harbors:
- the LOC123967689 gene encoding C-C chemokine receptor type 2-like — encoded protein: MSDYDANTTAISYNYLSYYDDMGIGDFSPCNYDHVGNFGRVFLPTLYSLVFILGFIGNGLVVCVLVKHRNQTNLTDICLFNLALSDLFFVLTLPFYSHYSVVSEWTFGGFMCSFIAGLHNIGFFSSIFFMVVMTLDRYVVIMHAHTVARYRTLRKGIALTVLVWMLSLSVSLPAFIFTKITNESGVVRCAYLPENDGWETYNLFATNMLGLVIPLLVMVVCYSRIIPTLVNMRTAKKHRVVKLILTIVVVFFLFWAPYNICLFLRFLKSKGKLLLDCKKEGQLMVSVTVTETFAYTHCCLNPIIYAFVGQKFMKRAVHLLSKWVPGSHFKDLSDSSFRKSSVMSRSSEVTSTFIK